From the genome of Cognaticolwellia beringensis, one region includes:
- a CDS encoding diacylglycerol kinase family protein — protein MFIVKYYLSGAILAFTILLFSNDIYSKAIFAWLGLSLSIVSLAYIFDSPWVFRKKSNGSIPFYIRWLFIPFLLGVQLYNAWARKHDKVPAIQKIEQNLFLACRLFPSDISYLRKIGVSAILDVTAEFDGLDWTAESEELDYFNLPVLDHSSPKSQELLKAIHWIENHISKSKAVVIHCALGRGRSVLVMAAYLLSKNKSLSVAQALEKIQGVRATAGLNKAQLRALIQFKKDELFNQQQPIWIIANPVSGGGKWTNSKAEVIERLSPYFVLHILETSKQISAAHLTQQALQNGAKTIIACGGDGTLTEVAGELVKSDIIMGILPMGTANALAHVLFGFGSKLIPLSIACDAIIAGKVTKIDSAKCNENLMLLLAGLGFENKMITNSDRAKKDIGGQFAYVQALWQAINKNETLTLEIQADDFPIQTIKTTSLVVANAAPFTTILAQGGGEPDIKDGLLDVTWIPPQQDITDSVLSLAELAFSGLSEQTSLMQSEHMSAKKVVVNAKQKLEYVIDGEVFSASSLHIEIMPESLNIICN, from the coding sequence ATGTTTATCGTTAAGTATTATCTGAGTGGTGCCATTTTGGCATTTACAATACTATTATTCAGCAACGATATATATTCTAAAGCAATTTTTGCTTGGCTTGGTTTGTCATTATCGATAGTGAGCTTAGCTTATATTTTCGATTCACCTTGGGTGTTCAGAAAAAAAAGTAATGGCAGTATTCCTTTTTACATCCGCTGGCTTTTTATCCCATTTTTATTGGGTGTTCAACTTTATAACGCTTGGGCTCGCAAGCATGACAAGGTTCCTGCCATTCAAAAAATTGAGCAAAACTTGTTTTTGGCCTGCCGACTTTTCCCATCAGACATCAGTTACTTAAGAAAAATCGGTGTATCTGCGATATTAGACGTAACCGCTGAGTTTGATGGCCTTGATTGGACCGCGGAAAGTGAAGAGTTAGATTACTTCAATTTACCTGTTTTAGATCATTCAAGCCCAAAATCGCAAGAATTACTTAAAGCCATTCATTGGATAGAAAATCATATTTCAAAATCTAAAGCAGTGGTTATACATTGTGCTTTGGGTCGTGGCAGATCTGTTTTGGTTATGGCAGCTTACTTGTTAAGTAAAAACAAATCACTCAGCGTTGCCCAAGCATTAGAAAAAATACAAGGAGTACGTGCTACCGCAGGATTAAATAAAGCTCAGTTAAGAGCGTTAATTCAATTTAAAAAAGACGAGCTATTCAACCAACAACAACCGATATGGATAATCGCTAATCCTGTGTCTGGCGGGGGTAAATGGACTAACAGTAAAGCAGAAGTTATTGAGCGTTTGTCACCCTATTTCGTTCTCCATATTTTAGAAACTAGCAAACAAATTAGCGCCGCGCATTTAACTCAGCAAGCCTTACAAAATGGTGCAAAGACTATTATTGCCTGTGGTGGTGACGGCACATTGACCGAAGTGGCTGGCGAGTTAGTGAAATCTGACATCATCATGGGTATTTTACCTATGGGCACAGCCAATGCGCTAGCACATGTACTTTTTGGCTTTGGCAGCAAGTTAATTCCTCTTAGCATAGCTTGCGATGCAATTATTGCCGGTAAAGTTACAAAAATTGATAGCGCGAAGTGCAATGAAAATCTAATGTTACTGCTAGCAGGGTTAGGATTTGAAAATAAAATGATCACTAATTCAGACAGAGCCAAGAAGGATATCGGTGGTCAGTTCGCTTACGTACAAGCATTGTGGCAAGCGATTAATAAAAATGAAACATTAACGTTAGAGATACAAGCTGATGATTTTCCTATTCAAACTATTAAAACAACCAGCCTAGTGGTTGCTAATGCTGCACCATTTACCACCATATTAGCGCAAGGTGGAGGTGAGCCCGATATTAAAGATGGTTTACTCGATGTAACTTGGATACCGCCTCAACAAGACATAACCGATAGTGTGCTTAGCTTAGCGGAGTTAGCATTTTCTGGGCTTTCTGAACAAACTAGCCTCATGCAAAGCGAACATATGAGCGCTAAGAAAGTCGTCGTAAATGCTAAACAAAAACTTGAATATGTTATCGATGGTGAAGTCTTCTCAGCAAGTAGTTTACATATTGAAATTATGCCGGAGTCATTAAATATTATTTGTAACTAA
- a CDS encoding response regulator translates to MDNVVKKVARVLLVEDDEDDYILTSDHLSQLDSHLFEIDWVTNPTEALEQLSLGEHDICLLDYQLGAYNGLTVLETASKNGCSIPIIMLTGQSDETLDQSALAAGAVDYLVKGEITTSRFARAIRYALARQEIENERVERINAETQNQSKDRFLAHLSHELRTPLTSILGYTEILLNGNKAPDAKSELNIILNNGQHLLGLLNNVLDLSKIAVGKLEYNFSKINLDSFIADIFSLMQVHAADKTLKLVIREDSPLPLEIFSDPIRLRQVLINLLHNGIKFTDQGQIELSIWTEFVDNKEVLAFKVSDTGQGIPEAMLETIFKPFEQVEDFISRKEQGAGLGLSICSELIKHMGGSIHVQSLLNQGSEFTFTIDPGDIITQERAILAFEQKHLPSYSLSFPQLQGQVLVVDDMEDIRLLIGQICLSFGLKVTYASNGLEALEQFKLATAEDRCFDIALMDIHMPKLDGKRTIKQLRELGYSKPIIAVTAATMKGVKQELLALGFNQIVAKPINKAELHRSLKNYLKVENPPNTQRVLVVEDDEDAADVTVLLLGSLGIEALKVQTAKACQDLLNKESNWTTILLDLHLPDANGLDLAESIKQLHPDITLILVSGESVNEKTLTKAGIDKAILKPINLEILKNLI, encoded by the coding sequence ATGGATAATGTAGTTAAAAAAGTCGCTCGAGTATTACTGGTTGAAGATGACGAGGATGATTACATTCTGACCAGCGACCATCTCAGCCAGTTAGACTCGCACCTCTTTGAAATTGACTGGGTCACCAACCCAACTGAAGCACTCGAGCAACTCAGCCTTGGTGAACATGATATTTGTCTACTCGATTATCAGCTTGGGGCATACAACGGCTTAACGGTGTTAGAAACAGCCTCAAAAAATGGCTGTTCAATTCCCATTATAATGCTAACAGGGCAATCTGACGAAACTCTCGATCAGTCTGCGCTTGCCGCAGGCGCCGTTGATTACCTAGTTAAAGGTGAAATTACTACCTCACGATTTGCCCGCGCAATACGATATGCGCTGGCAAGACAAGAGATTGAAAATGAACGGGTTGAGCGCATCAATGCCGAAACACAAAATCAATCCAAAGATCGATTTCTAGCTCACCTTAGTCATGAACTGCGCACACCATTAACATCAATACTCGGCTATACCGAAATATTACTTAACGGTAATAAAGCCCCAGATGCAAAATCTGAACTCAATATTATTTTAAATAATGGCCAACATTTGCTTGGCTTACTGAACAATGTACTCGACTTATCAAAAATTGCGGTTGGTAAGCTCGAATATAACTTTTCTAAAATTAATTTAGATAGTTTTATTGCTGATATTTTTAGCTTGATGCAAGTCCATGCTGCAGATAAAACCCTTAAATTAGTCATTCGAGAAGACAGTCCGTTACCACTCGAAATTTTCTCTGATCCTATAAGACTGCGCCAAGTTTTAATTAATTTACTACATAACGGTATAAAGTTTACTGATCAAGGCCAAATAGAATTAAGTATTTGGACTGAATTTGTTGATAACAAAGAGGTATTAGCTTTTAAAGTATCGGATACCGGCCAAGGTATTCCTGAGGCTATGTTAGAAACCATCTTTAAGCCTTTTGAACAAGTTGAAGATTTTATCTCAAGAAAAGAACAGGGTGCAGGCTTAGGTTTATCAATTTGTTCTGAATTGATTAAACACATGGGTGGGAGTATCCACGTTCAATCATTATTGAACCAGGGCAGCGAGTTTACCTTCACCATTGATCCCGGTGATATTATCACGCAAGAAAGGGCTATTTTAGCCTTTGAACAAAAACACTTACCAAGCTATTCTTTGTCATTTCCTCAATTGCAGGGACAGGTATTAGTGGTTGATGATATGGAAGATATACGGCTATTAATAGGCCAAATTTGCCTATCATTTGGCCTAAAAGTTACTTATGCATCTAATGGGCTAGAAGCACTTGAACAATTTAAATTAGCCACAGCTGAAGATAGGTGTTTCGATATCGCGCTGATGGATATTCACATGCCCAAATTGGATGGAAAACGCACAATAAAGCAATTGAGGGAGTTAGGTTATAGTAAACCAATTATCGCGGTAACTGCTGCGACCATGAAAGGTGTGAAACAAGAATTATTGGCACTTGGTTTTAATCAGATAGTTGCCAAACCAATAAATAAAGCTGAACTTCACCGCAGTCTAAAAAACTATCTCAAAGTTGAAAACCCGCCGAATACACAAAGAGTTTTAGTAGTTGAAGACGATGAAGATGCTGCTGATGTTACCGTTTTACTGCTGGGATCGTTAGGTATTGAAGCACTAAAAGTCCAAACAGCAAAAGCTTGCCAAGACTTGTTAAACAAAGAAAGTAACTGGACAACAATATTACTTGATTTACACTTACCAGATGCCAATGGCTTAGATTTAGCCGAGTCGATTAAACAGCTACATCCTGATATAACCTTGATCTTGGTCAGTGGCGAATCAGTAAATGAAAAGACCTTAACAAAGGCAGGAATTGATAAAGCAATATTAAAACCGATTAACCTTGAGATACTAAAAAATCTTATATAG
- a CDS encoding RNA polymerase sigma factor, with product MHKTIENILPMLRRFAYSLTGNAADADDLVQTTLEKILTKGVPAEVDVTKWAFKVCRNVWIDEFRARKVRQNAVLKPELQESQSIDEQQVFDSKEMLAHVNNAMNTLPDEQRAILSLVAVQGMSYKEVASSMEIPVGTVMSRLSRARTALLDMMKPYRIGAGA from the coding sequence ATGCATAAAACCATTGAAAATATACTACCAATGCTAAGACGCTTTGCCTACTCATTAACGGGTAATGCCGCTGATGCTGACGATTTAGTGCAAACTACGTTAGAAAAAATACTGACGAAGGGTGTGCCAGCTGAAGTTGATGTTACCAAATGGGCATTCAAAGTTTGTCGTAATGTTTGGATTGACGAGTTTCGTGCTCGCAAAGTCAGGCAAAATGCAGTGCTAAAACCTGAGTTGCAGGAGTCACAAAGCATTGATGAACAGCAAGTTTTCGACAGTAAAGAAATGCTAGCGCACGTTAATAATGCGATGAATACCTTACCCGATGAACAACGTGCTATTTTGTCTTTAGTGGCAGTACAAGGAATGTCATATAAAGAAGTGGCATCCTCAATGGAGATCCCCGTTGGGACTGTCATGAGCCGGTTGTCGAGAGCAAGAACCGCGTTATTAGATATGATGAAACCCTATAGAATAGGAGCAGGCGCATGA
- the katG gene encoding catalase/peroxidase HPI has product MNDKKNASGKCPVMHGGATESSMTNMEWWPKALNLDILHQHDSKTNPMTANFNYREAVKNLDIAALNKDLHALMTDSQDWWPADWGHYGGLMIRMTWHAAGTYRIADGRGGAATGNQRFTPINSWPDNANLDKARRLLWPIKKKYGNQLSWADLIAYAGTIAYASMGLKTFGFAFGREDIWHPEKDTYWGAEKEWLAPSGSENSRYSGERDLENPLASVMMGLIYVNPEGVDGKPDPLKTAHDIRVTFERMAMNDEETVALTAGGHTVGKCHGNGDASILGREPEAADISEQGTGWNNKTKRGIGRDTVTSGIEGAWTTNPTQWDNGYFSMLLKHEWELQKSPAGAWQWQPVDIKEEDKPVDVEDPTVRTMPIMTDADMAMKMDPAYREITERFANDAEYFSDVFARAWFKLTHRDMGPKVRYLGSEVPQEDLIWQDPVPAGMTDYDVESVKEKIAASGLSVSDMVATAWDSARTYRDSDKRGGANGARIRLAPQKDWQGNEPARLNKVLTTLEGIAASSGVSIADVIVLAGNVGIEKAAKAAGVEVTVPFAPGRGDATDELTDVDSFEVLEPLHDAYRNWLKGDYKVSAEELMLDRTQLMGLTAHEMTVLIGGMRMLGTNHSGTKHGVFTENEGVLSNDYFVNLTDMSYKWQPVGDNLYEIRDRKSDKVKWTATRVDLIFGSNSILRAYSEVYAQDDNKEKFVHDFISAWSKVMNADRFDLA; this is encoded by the coding sequence ATGAATGATAAGAAAAATGCTAGTGGAAAATGCCCTGTTATGCATGGTGGTGCCACAGAAAGCTCGATGACTAATATGGAGTGGTGGCCAAAGGCATTAAACCTCGACATTCTTCATCAACATGACAGTAAAACTAACCCGATGACCGCTAATTTTAATTATCGTGAAGCGGTTAAAAATCTCGACATAGCAGCGCTCAATAAAGATTTACATGCACTAATGACCGACAGCCAAGACTGGTGGCCTGCCGATTGGGGACACTATGGGGGCTTAATGATCCGCATGACTTGGCATGCCGCAGGTACTTATCGTATTGCAGATGGCCGTGGTGGTGCAGCGACCGGAAATCAACGTTTTACACCGATAAACTCTTGGCCTGACAATGCCAATTTAGATAAAGCACGCCGCTTACTTTGGCCGATTAAAAAGAAATACGGCAATCAGCTTAGCTGGGCAGATTTAATTGCTTATGCCGGTACCATAGCTTATGCCTCGATGGGTTTAAAAACCTTTGGTTTCGCATTTGGTCGTGAAGATATTTGGCATCCAGAAAAAGATACTTACTGGGGTGCTGAAAAAGAATGGCTTGCGCCAAGTGGCAGTGAGAATAGCCGTTATTCAGGCGAACGTGATTTAGAAAACCCACTAGCCTCAGTAATGATGGGATTGATCTACGTTAACCCTGAAGGTGTAGATGGCAAGCCAGATCCTTTAAAAACAGCCCATGATATACGCGTTACTTTTGAGCGTATGGCAATGAACGATGAAGAAACTGTTGCGTTAACTGCCGGTGGTCATACGGTAGGTAAATGTCACGGTAATGGCGATGCATCAATACTTGGCAGGGAACCAGAGGCCGCCGACATTTCTGAACAAGGTACGGGCTGGAACAATAAAACTAAGCGCGGTATTGGCCGCGATACGGTAACAAGTGGTATTGAAGGTGCATGGACAACAAACCCTACCCAATGGGATAACGGTTACTTCTCAATGTTACTTAAACACGAATGGGAACTTCAAAAAAGCCCTGCTGGTGCTTGGCAATGGCAGCCTGTCGACATTAAAGAAGAAGATAAACCTGTTGATGTTGAAGACCCAACAGTTCGCACTATGCCAATCATGACAGACGCTGATATGGCCATGAAAATGGATCCCGCTTATCGTGAGATAACTGAGCGATTTGCTAATGATGCAGAATATTTTTCTGATGTTTTCGCGCGTGCATGGTTCAAATTAACCCATCGCGATATGGGTCCAAAAGTACGTTATTTAGGGTCAGAAGTACCGCAAGAAGATCTCATTTGGCAAGACCCTGTACCTGCAGGTATGACTGATTATGACGTTGAATCAGTGAAAGAAAAAATAGCAGCCAGCGGCTTAAGCGTAAGTGATATGGTTGCCACCGCTTGGGATAGCGCACGAACTTATCGTGACTCTGATAAACGTGGTGGTGCTAACGGTGCACGTATTCGCCTTGCGCCACAAAAAGATTGGCAAGGTAACGAACCTGCTCGCCTAAACAAAGTATTAACAACGCTTGAAGGCATTGCCGCCAGCAGCGGTGTCAGTATTGCTGACGTCATCGTGTTAGCAGGTAATGTGGGTATTGAAAAGGCAGCTAAAGCTGCTGGTGTAGAAGTTACTGTACCTTTTGCCCCTGGTCGTGGTGATGCAACAGATGAATTAACTGATGTCGACTCATTCGAAGTATTAGAACCATTGCATGACGCTTATCGCAACTGGCTTAAAGGTGATTACAAAGTTAGCGCGGAAGAGTTAATGCTAGATCGTACACAACTGATGGGACTAACCGCACATGAAATGACCGTATTAATTGGTGGCATGCGTATGTTAGGGACTAACCACAGTGGCACTAAACATGGTGTATTCACAGAAAATGAAGGTGTATTATCAAACGATTATTTCGTGAACTTAACGGATATGAGCTATAAGTGGCAGCCTGTGGGCGACAACTTATATGAAATTCGCGATCGTAAATCAGATAAAGTTAAATGGACAGCAACACGTGTTGATTTAATTTTTGGTTCAAACTCAATTCTTCGTGCTTATAGTGAAGTTTATGCACAAGATGATAACAAGGAAAAGTTTGTCCACGATTTTATCTCTGCATGGAGTAAAGTGATGAACGCTGATCGTTTCGATTTAGCTTAA
- a CDS encoding sensor histidine kinase — protein MPIKRLFENSVFSWVVITTIIIVMIIINGVLAMKTIEDLSTTQSSLYNTGDVIIELDDLHNLVLMAETGQRGYLLTEIPEYLTPYEDAISRLSEQLIDTKKLHSEVPEQAKRIASLIRLVEQKVHELKITIELALANEEKSALKLVMTGTGRDLYKELRAELEHIKILEINHRNTLFAILSTVEREAKVTFAISGITSALLLLGLAFFARLNAKNEVRYRQQLEQQNDVLAEKVAMRTKELTLYSDELSRSNRELEDFAFVASHDLQEPLRKIRAFGDRLQSQYAQLLDEKGADYINRMKNAAERMSNLINDLLEFSRISTRGKPFTNVQLQPLIESTLDDLEISIEESDAKILLSDLPTINADPSQMHHLFINLISNAIKFRQVDIKPIIKINYYQEQAALEQWHIITVADNGIGFEQEFADKIFVPFQRLHARTEYKGTGIGLAICRRIVERHGGKISATSILGEGTQFRIEIPVENALINLIGENTHAQQ, from the coding sequence ATGCCTATTAAAAGACTTTTTGAAAACTCTGTATTCAGTTGGGTTGTGATCACAACCATTATTATTGTCATGATAATAATCAACGGCGTTCTTGCCATGAAAACAATTGAAGACTTATCAACTACGCAAAGCAGTTTATATAATACCGGCGACGTTATTATTGAATTAGACGATTTACATAATTTAGTGTTAATGGCAGAAACCGGTCAGCGAGGATATTTACTTACCGAAATACCTGAATATTTAACTCCTTACGAAGATGCAATAAGTCGTTTAAGTGAGCAACTTATTGACACGAAAAAATTACATTCTGAAGTACCCGAGCAAGCAAAACGCATAGCTTCTTTGATTAGACTGGTAGAACAAAAGGTACATGAATTAAAAATAACCATTGAACTTGCTCTGGCCAACGAAGAAAAAAGCGCATTAAAACTTGTTATGACTGGCACCGGACGTGATTTATATAAAGAATTAAGAGCAGAACTCGAACATATAAAAATACTAGAAATCAACCACAGAAATACTTTATTTGCCATCCTATCAACAGTAGAGCGCGAGGCAAAAGTTACTTTCGCTATCTCCGGTATTACCAGTGCTTTATTGCTATTAGGCTTGGCATTTTTTGCTCGATTAAATGCAAAAAACGAAGTGAGATATCGCCAACAACTTGAGCAGCAAAACGATGTATTAGCGGAAAAAGTCGCTATGCGTACAAAAGAGCTCACGCTTTACTCTGATGAATTATCGCGCAGTAATCGTGAATTAGAAGATTTTGCTTTTGTTGCTTCACACGATTTACAAGAACCGCTACGAAAAATTCGTGCTTTTGGTGACCGGTTACAATCACAATATGCCCAGTTATTAGATGAAAAAGGTGCTGACTACATTAATAGAATGAAAAACGCAGCAGAACGGATGTCTAATCTAATTAACGACTTGCTCGAGTTTTCTCGCATTTCAACTCGTGGAAAGCCTTTTACAAACGTACAGTTACAGCCATTAATTGAAAGTACTCTTGATGATCTTGAGATCAGTATAGAAGAAAGCGATGCAAAAATTTTATTAAGTGACTTACCGACAATTAATGCGGATCCGAGTCAAATGCATCACCTATTCATTAACTTAATATCAAACGCGATCAAGTTTCGACAAGTCGACATAAAACCAATAATTAAAATAAACTATTACCAAGAACAAGCAGCCTTAGAACAGTGGCATATTATCACCGTAGCAGACAATGGCATTGGTTTTGAACAGGAGTTTGCTGACAAAATATTTGTGCCATTTCAACGACTCCATGCCAGAACAGAATATAAAGGTACGGGTATTGGCTTGGCTATTTGCAGACGTATCGTTGAGCGGCATGGTGGTAAAATTTCCGCAACAAGTATATTAGGTGAAGGAACACAATTCAGGATTGAAATTCCTGTTGAAAATGCTTTAATTAACTTAATCGGAGAGAATACTCATGCACAGCAATAA
- a CDS encoding entericidin A/B family lipoprotein — protein sequence MKAKTYYANIKSIITVLLLSIALGACATIEGAGKDIESAGEAVQDAADG from the coding sequence ATGAAAGCCAAAACATACTATGCAAACATCAAATCAATAATAACGGTATTGTTACTCAGTATTGCCTTAGGTGCTTGCGCCACTATTGAAGGCGCAGGTAAGGATATAGAAAGCGCGGGTGAAGCCGTACAAGATGCTGCAGATGGTTGA
- a CDS encoding response regulator: MHSNKGKPITILMADDDEDDRMLTQDALHESRVRNTLYCVEDGVELLEYLRREGKFSDPEKSPRPSLILLDLNMPRKDGREALKEIKADEELKNIPVVILTTSGQEEDKIKGYNLGAASYITKPVDFEGLVELMKALGKYWIEFVELPNE; encoded by the coding sequence ATGCACAGCAATAAGGGCAAACCTATCACTATTTTGATGGCTGATGACGATGAAGATGATCGTATGCTAACTCAAGATGCCCTGCACGAAAGTAGAGTTCGTAACACATTATATTGCGTAGAAGACGGCGTTGAATTACTTGAGTATCTCAGACGAGAAGGTAAATTTTCAGATCCAGAGAAATCTCCAAGACCCAGCTTAATCTTACTTGATTTAAATATGCCCAGAAAGGATGGCCGGGAAGCGCTAAAAGAAATTAAAGCCGATGAGGAGTTAAAAAATATTCCTGTGGTCATCCTCACCACTTCAGGACAAGAAGAAGACAAAATCAAAGGTTATAATTTAGGTGCCGCATCATATATTACTAAGCCCGTAGATTTTGAAGGGTTAGTTGAACTGATGAAAGCATTGGGGAAATATTGGATAGAGTTTGTTGAATTACCTAATGAATAA
- a CDS encoding hemerythrin domain-containing protein, whose protein sequence is MDIFSALRSDHEKQRLLMKVLVETTGDSASRRDFFIDLKFQLKQHSIAEERYFYMPLMKLDATIELARHAIAEHHDIDKIIAQLETTDMDSPVWLKTMKALQNKVLHHITEEEREFFQQAGKNLSAKQKVDLATQYRAEMAH, encoded by the coding sequence ATGGACATTTTTTCCGCGTTACGCAGTGATCATGAAAAACAGCGATTACTGATGAAAGTTTTAGTTGAAACTACTGGCGATTCAGCAAGTCGTCGAGACTTCTTTATCGACTTAAAATTCCAACTTAAGCAGCATTCGATTGCTGAAGAACGTTACTTTTACATGCCATTGATGAAACTTGATGCAACTATCGAACTTGCTCGGCATGCGATTGCAGAACATCACGATATAGACAAAATTATTGCCCAGTTAGAAACAACCGACATGGACTCGCCTGTTTGGCTGAAAACTATGAAAGCCTTACAAAATAAAGTACTCCACCACATAACTGAAGAAGAAAGAGAATTTTTTCAGCAAGCGGGGAAAAATTTGAGTGCTAAGCAAAAAGTAGATCTTGCCACGCAATACCGAGCAGAAATGGCTCATTAA
- a CDS encoding DUF2254 domain-containing protein has protein sequence MNSKLAPLIEKIQSSFWFVPSLMMVCSLILAAGTIYLDTTHLQDKNSVVSFLYATDVNAVRSLLGTIAGAMITVTSIAFSITIVSLTLASSQFGPRLMRNFMMDKGTQFVLGSFIATFLFCITVFCAISFKEPYAFQPGITLAVAITMTCFSVWILIYFIHHVAQSIQADVVIDGVYCELEQTIAKLFPKISKEDLTREDALSAQENIGACQLEVSSPFSAYLQLIDKESLLNLADKSQCTIQLHYSAGDFIVENATIATVFAKGDVEPNISKDIIEHTVHGAYRTPVQDPEFAVHQLVEIALRALSPGINDPYTAITCIDKLSSVLCSLADKTFPQTNIFVNGVPRLVCKALTFTDIATAAFDQIRQESETNLAVTIKMLDSLHVLATQAKTAEHKHFVLTQAAMIEQQQAKQSLSDSDRVVLLSRIEKITRHTKII, from the coding sequence ATGAACAGTAAATTGGCACCACTCATTGAAAAAATTCAATCTAGCTTTTGGTTCGTACCAAGTTTAATGATGGTTTGTTCACTGATATTAGCTGCTGGCACCATTTATTTAGATACTACTCACCTGCAGGATAAGAACAGTGTCGTGTCGTTTTTATACGCGACTGACGTAAACGCCGTACGCTCTTTATTAGGCACGATAGCAGGCGCTATGATCACGGTTACGAGTATTGCATTCTCAATCACCATAGTTTCATTGACGCTAGCCTCTTCACAATTTGGCCCACGTTTAATGCGCAATTTTATGATGGATAAAGGCACACAGTTTGTTTTGGGGAGCTTTATAGCGACATTTTTATTTTGTATTACGGTATTTTGCGCCATAAGCTTTAAAGAGCCTTATGCATTTCAACCGGGTATAACACTCGCCGTTGCTATAACAATGACCTGTTTTAGCGTTTGGATTCTGATTTATTTTATTCATCATGTTGCACAATCAATTCAAGCCGACGTTGTTATTGATGGCGTATATTGTGAATTAGAGCAAACAATAGCTAAGCTATTTCCAAAAATATCGAAAGAAGATCTTACTCGTGAAGATGCCTTGTCAGCTCAAGAAAATATAGGCGCTTGCCAGCTTGAAGTTTCATCACCCTTTAGTGCATATCTGCAACTTATCGATAAAGAGAGTTTACTTAATTTAGCCGATAAATCGCAATGTACCATTCAATTGCACTATTCTGCGGGTGATTTTATTGTTGAAAACGCAACCATTGCTACCGTATTCGCGAAAGGTGATGTTGAACCAAATATCAGCAAAGATATTATCGAGCATACTGTTCATGGTGCCTACAGAACGCCTGTTCAGGATCCTGAATTTGCAGTACATCAATTAGTTGAAATTGCTTTAAGAGCACTGTCACCCGGTATTAATGACCCATATACGGCGATAACTTGCATCGATAAACTTAGTTCAGTGCTGTGCAGCTTAGCCGACAAAACATTTCCACAGACTAATATTTTTGTTAATGGTGTACCGCGACTCGTGTGTAAAGCGTTAACTTTTACCGATATCGCGACAGCGGCTTTTGACCAAATTAGGCAGGAGAGTGAAACAAACCTTGCGGTCACGATAAAGATGCTAGATTCCTTACATGTTCTGGCGACTCAAGCTAAAACCGCAGAGCATAAGCACTTTGTATTAACGCAGGCAGCAATGATTGAGCAACAACAAGCTAAACAATCATTAAGTGATAGTGACAGAGTGGTGCTTTTAAGCAGGATAGAAAAAATTACCCGACATACTAAAATCATCTGA
- a CDS encoding CC0125/CC1285 family lipoprotein — translation MKTLITIILMTLLVAGCASKPDYRPSNKGSVGYSEQKITNDRFRVQFKSVSNSVADAADYALLRSAELTQEQGFDWFVITSKETFVESEKVEPASAIGLSHQQRIERRCGLITCETYRRPMSEVGVSFNSANSRKEVHSILEIRMGKGVMSNESSYSAVDVIENLSKKLVTNTN, via the coding sequence ATGAAAACACTTATAACAATTATATTAATGACTTTACTCGTGGCAGGTTGTGCTTCTAAACCTGACTATCGCCCATCTAACAAAGGCTCAGTAGGCTATAGCGAGCAAAAAATTACCAACGATAGGTTTCGGGTGCAGTTTAAAAGTGTTTCCAACAGCGTTGCAGATGCCGCTGATTATGCCTTACTTAGATCAGCTGAGCTTACTCAAGAGCAAGGCTTTGATTGGTTTGTTATCACCAGTAAGGAAACTTTTGTTGAGTCTGAAAAAGTAGAGCCTGCTTCAGCAATAGGCTTGTCTCATCAGCAACGGATTGAGCGCCGTTGTGGTTTAATAACCTGTGAAACTTATCGTCGACCAATGAGCGAAGTAGGTGTGTCTTTTAATAGTGCCAATAGCCGCAAAGAAGTACACAGTATTTTAGAAATTCGCATGGGGAAAGGCGTTATGTCAAATGAGTCGAGTTATAGTGCTGTAGATGTGATTGAAAACTTATCTAAAAAGCTAGTAACTAACACGAATTAA